A genomic window from Candidatus Sulfotelmatobacter sp. includes:
- a CDS encoding S1 RNA-binding domain-containing protein — translation MSDPVTPNPETQPVPENTENFGDILSQYQKSSSRKTDGSRQLQATVIAVNAESVFFDIGYKSEGILPLTALQGETLKPGDKALVTVKGRDLDGYYELSRFKVERPMDWTGLEKSFAEKATIFGTVTGLIKGGFSVDVGVRAFMPASRSGVRDAAEMEKLVGQEIRCRIIKLDVTDEDVVVDRRAVAEEEERSAKDKFYSQIKEGEVVSGTVRSLTDYGAFVDLGGVDALLHVSDIAWGRVNKPADVLTVGQPLEAKVLKVASEGDKRRISVGLKQLQPHPWEAVSTKFKPGDRVRGTVTRLMEFGAFVELEPGIEGLIHISEMSWSKGKIRKASDVVKPGEIVEAIILQVNAVEHRISLGLKQALGDPWTDIAQRFQIGSAVEGPVTSLTKFGAFVQLSEGIEGMVHVSDITAEKRINQPADVLRVGQIVKAQVIAIDLEKRQMRLGMKQLVPTGLDEYLAEHNEGDVVTGRLMQTDDSADQARVELGEGIHANCNTAATQAKEAAPKESKADLSSLTSMLQARWKSGSGAAAKAEPVRTGQVRSFRIVKLDRATKKIELEFA, via the coding sequence ATGTCTGATCCAGTGACGCCCAATCCAGAAACCCAACCCGTCCCCGAAAACACAGAAAATTTCGGCGACATCCTCTCGCAGTATCAGAAGAGCAGTTCGCGCAAAACCGACGGTAGCCGGCAACTTCAGGCCACAGTGATCGCCGTCAACGCCGAGTCGGTCTTCTTTGACATTGGATACAAATCGGAAGGCATTCTGCCGCTGACCGCGCTGCAAGGAGAAACGCTGAAGCCCGGCGACAAGGCCCTGGTCACGGTGAAGGGCCGCGATCTGGATGGCTACTACGAACTTTCGCGCTTCAAAGTCGAGCGCCCCATGGATTGGACCGGCCTCGAAAAATCTTTCGCCGAGAAAGCCACGATTTTCGGCACCGTCACGGGCCTCATCAAAGGCGGCTTCAGCGTAGACGTAGGCGTGCGCGCCTTCATGCCCGCTTCGCGTAGCGGAGTTCGCGATGCCGCCGAGATGGAAAAGTTGGTCGGCCAGGAAATCCGCTGCCGCATCATCAAGCTCGACGTGACCGATGAAGACGTCGTCGTGGATCGCCGCGCCGTTGCCGAGGAAGAAGAACGTTCAGCAAAGGACAAGTTCTACTCGCAGATCAAAGAAGGGGAAGTGGTCAGCGGCACCGTGCGCAGCCTTACCGACTACGGCGCATTCGTCGATCTCGGCGGCGTGGACGCGCTGCTGCACGTGAGCGACATCGCCTGGGGGCGTGTCAACAAACCGGCTGACGTGCTCACAGTGGGGCAACCACTCGAAGCGAAAGTGCTCAAAGTCGCATCCGAAGGCGATAAGCGCCGCATTTCAGTTGGTCTGAAGCAACTGCAACCGCATCCCTGGGAGGCAGTCTCCACGAAATTCAAGCCCGGCGACCGCGTGCGCGGCACTGTGACGCGCCTCATGGAATTCGGAGCATTCGTCGAACTCGAGCCCGGCATCGAGGGCCTGATTCATATTTCCGAGATGTCGTGGTCCAAGGGCAAGATTCGGAAAGCCAGCGACGTCGTAAAGCCCGGCGAGATCGTCGAGGCGATCATTCTGCAAGTCAATGCCGTCGAGCACCGTATTTCTCTGGGACTTAAGCAGGCGCTGGGCGACCCGTGGACCGATATTGCGCAACGTTTCCAAATCGGTTCGGCAGTCGAGGGACCGGTGACCAGCCTCACCAAGTTCGGCGCTTTCGTGCAACTTTCGGAGGGAATTGAAGGTATGGTTCACGTCAGCGACATCACCGCCGAAAAACGAATCAACCAGCCGGCGGACGTGCTTCGCGTGGGGCAAATCGTCAAGGCCCAAGTGATCGCCATCGACCTGGAAAAACGGCAGATGCGGTTGGGCATGAAGCAACTAGTCCCGACTGGCCTCGACGAATACCTCGCCGAGCACAACGAAGGCGATGTGGTCACGGGCCGGCTCATGCAAACCGATGATTCCGCCGATCAAGCACGCGTGGAACTCGGCGAAGGAATCCACGCCAACTGCAACACAGCCGCAACCCAGGCCAAGGAAGCAGCGCCGAAAGAATCCAAAGCCGATCTTTCTTCGCTGACTTCCATGCTGCAAGCACGCTGGAAAAGCGGCTCTGGCGCTGCCGCCAAGGCCGAACCCGTGCGCACCGGACAGGTTCGCAGTTTTCGAATCGTGAAGCTCGATCGCGCCACGAAGAAGATTGAGTTGGAGTTCGCATAG
- a CDS encoding cytochrome P450 — translation MATAASNDVRVPIGYRFPPGFQRNLLWFALRRLRPANPIFLFQKLAQDYGDIAHYKIGWHHIVFLNHPDYIREVLVVQNDNFIKERTVRRTKMLLGAGMITSEGAQHRAQRQVAQSAFHRQRIPAYADVMVREAANLRDRWRPGEQRDIATDMMHLTLNVIAQTLFATDLHREAGDEADELASAINRIMGLYNFLVMLPAAEWLVHLRPPGLAAFVRARKRIDAVVYRMIAARRRSGFHDGSLLDLMLASSPDQSPSAEKSLRDQVITIFLAGYETVANALSWTWYLLSQNPECEHRFHQEIDRELQGRLPTFDDVPRLRYVEMVLAESMRLYPPAWAMGRYARNDFQLGDFFLPAKTTVLMSQFISHRDGRFFPDPLRFDPERFTPDARSRRTKLTYFPFGAGVRQCIGESFAWMEGVLLLATLAQKWKLTLVPGHRVEPEPLITLRPKYGMRMLIEARETLAAA, via the coding sequence ATGGCGACTGCGGCCAGCAACGATGTGCGGGTTCCCATCGGCTACCGCTTTCCGCCCGGCTTCCAGCGCAACCTGCTCTGGTTCGCCCTCCGCCGATTGCGTCCGGCGAATCCGATCTTCCTTTTCCAAAAACTGGCGCAAGACTACGGTGACATCGCGCATTACAAAATCGGCTGGCATCACATTGTCTTCCTGAATCATCCGGACTACATTCGCGAAGTGCTCGTGGTGCAGAACGACAACTTCATCAAAGAACGCACCGTACGGCGCACCAAAATGTTGCTCGGCGCAGGCATGATTACCAGCGAAGGCGCGCAACATCGCGCGCAGCGGCAGGTCGCGCAGTCCGCGTTTCATCGCCAGCGCATTCCGGCATACGCCGACGTGATGGTCCGCGAAGCCGCCAATCTGCGCGATCGCTGGCGTCCCGGCGAACAACGCGACATCGCCACCGACATGATGCATCTCACGCTCAACGTGATCGCACAAACCCTCTTCGCCACCGATCTTCATCGGGAAGCCGGCGACGAGGCCGACGAACTGGCCAGCGCCATCAACCGCATCATGGGTCTCTACAATTTTCTGGTCATGCTGCCGGCTGCGGAATGGCTGGTGCACCTGCGGCCGCCGGGCCTGGCTGCATTTGTGCGTGCACGTAAGCGGATCGACGCTGTCGTCTACCGGATGATCGCCGCGCGCCGCCGGAGCGGCTTTCATGACGGCAGCCTGCTCGATCTCATGCTCGCCTCTTCGCCCGATCAAAGTCCCAGCGCGGAGAAGTCGCTGCGCGATCAGGTCATCACAATCTTTCTCGCGGGTTACGAAACAGTTGCTAACGCACTTTCCTGGACCTGGTATCTGCTCTCGCAGAATCCAGAGTGCGAGCACCGCTTCCACCAGGAAATCGATCGCGAACTCCAAGGCCGGCTGCCCACTTTCGATGATGTCCCTCGTCTGCGGTATGTGGAAATGGTTCTGGCCGAATCGATGCGCCTCTATCCGCCCGCGTGGGCCATGGGCCGCTACGCGCGCAACGATTTTCAGTTAGGAGATTTTTTCCTGCCCGCCAAGACGACCGTGCTGATGAGCCAGTTCATCAGTCACCGCGACGGCCGCTTCTTTCCCGATCCTCTTCGCTTCGATCCCGAACGCTTCACGCCTGACGCCCGATCGCGCCGAACCAAGCTGACCTATTTTCCCTTCGGCGCCGGAGTTCGCCAATGCATCGGTGAATCGTTTGCCTGGATGGAAGGGGTACTCCTGCTCGCGACCCTGGCACAGAAATGGAAATTGACGCTGGTTCCCGGACACCGGGTAGAACCCGAGCCGCTCATCACGCTGCGGCCAAAATATGGCATGCGAATGCTGATAGAAGCGCGTGAGACACTCGCGGCTGCCTGA
- a CDS encoding RNA-binding S4 domain-containing protein, whose translation MTGVRMDVWLWAARFFKTRPLAKRACELGRILSNGQPAKAAREVRVGDRLRVSNEGGDFQIEVLALSEARGSAAVARTLYRESEEGRELRQKVAAERKAMREFELLPSGRPSKRDRAHIIRFRGRS comes from the coding sequence ATGACTGGGGTGAGGATGGATGTCTGGCTGTGGGCAGCGAGATTTTTTAAGACGCGGCCCTTGGCGAAGCGGGCCTGCGAACTGGGCAGAATACTTTCCAATGGGCAACCGGCTAAAGCGGCGCGCGAAGTGCGGGTGGGAGACCGATTGCGCGTGAGTAATGAGGGCGGAGATTTTCAAATTGAAGTCCTAGCGCTCAGTGAAGCTCGGGGGTCGGCGGCGGTGGCGCGGACACTCTATCGCGAAAGCGAGGAGGGCCGGGAACTGCGGCAGAAGGTTGCGGCAGAGCGGAAGGCGATGCGGGAGTTCGAATTGCTGCCGTCGGGGCGGCCATCGAAGCGGGACCGCGCGCATATCATTCGGTTCCGCGGGCGGTCATAG
- a CDS encoding peroxiredoxin, with amino-acid sequence MLRIVLLLIVVVVLVVLVPRLLSRSAPPSEGSSAPDFTLLSQESAPVSLKSYRGKWVVLYFYPKDQTPGCSREAHNFQVDQPKFAERNAAVLGVSLDSVDSHKKFCAKEGLNFKLLSDTDHKVTDAYGSLTNFGVVKFAARHTFLIDPNGKIAKSYTSVDPIHHSAEVLTELDQLQKSPPSVR; translated from the coding sequence ATGTTACGGATCGTGCTGCTGCTCATAGTAGTGGTGGTGCTGGTCGTACTCGTCCCCCGCCTCCTGTCGCGTTCGGCGCCCCCCTCAGAAGGAAGCAGCGCTCCCGATTTCACCCTGCTTTCTCAGGAGTCTGCTCCTGTCAGCCTCAAAAGCTATCGTGGGAAGTGGGTCGTCCTTTACTTCTATCCTAAAGATCAAACTCCCGGCTGCTCCCGCGAAGCACATAATTTTCAGGTCGATCAACCCAAGTTTGCCGAGCGTAATGCGGCCGTGCTGGGCGTGAGCCTCGACAGCGTCGATTCGCACAAAAAGTTTTGCGCCAAAGAAGGCCTGAACTTCAAATTGCTCTCAGACACTGACCACAAAGTGACCGACGCCTACGGATCGCTCACCAATTTCGGCGTAGTGAAGTTCGCCGCTCGTCACACGTTCTTGATTGATCCGAACGGCAAAATCGCGAAGTCCTATACCAGTGTCGATCCCATCCACCACAGCGCCGAAGTTCTGACCGAACTGGACCAGTTGCAGAAATCGCCTCCGTCGGTACGATAG